One genomic window of Aethina tumida isolate Nest 87 chromosome 3, icAetTumi1.1, whole genome shotgun sequence includes the following:
- the LOC109609070 gene encoding uncharacterized protein LOC109609070: MLKEKKKKVFKLKKIPRILLKKQNNNNAYKDLEEYNDHRYRIHTAKPKVDDKAAAFNFMESLNKRRALDDALAQRQIDQENKKLLIRLYTIDKLGGAQNQSHACMQYSKIEQFQQHYKKIYIQNLKLYERIKNAKSIYGHKEMRIEWQKEKKAIDHISLYATLDSIKKRTEDEKLLSMPSVCQDLLLLDSIQNKLYAYLEFSIKGGKKLGKVYVQLYQDVVPVTVQNFYEICSARNKFGYTYKHCKVHQIKKGYYLETGDITHGTGRGGSSIYGKNFTEENHILKHTKPGVLSASRIKFNENNSKFIITFNPMESLDRKNVVFGCIYKGLDVLRVMEGYARKIGKPIVDIIISDCNVIEQFSMNSTV; the protein is encoded by the coding sequence ATGTTGaaagagaaaaagaaaaaagtgttCAAGCTTAAGAAAATACCGCGGATATTACTCAAAAagcaaaacaataacaatgcaTACAAAGATCTCGAAGAATACAATGATCACAGATATAGAATTCATACAGCAAAACCCAAAGTGGATGATAAGGCTgctgcttttaattttatggaatCGTTGAACAAAAGAAGGGCCCTAGATGATGCCCTTGCACAAAGGCAAATTgatcaagaaaataaaaaactactaatAAGACTTTACACTATTGACAAGCTAGGTGGGGCACAAAATCAATCCCATGCTTGCATGCAATACAGTAAGATTGAACAATTTCAACAGCATTACAAGAAGATCTATATccaaaacttaaaattgtatGAAAGAATTAAAAACGCCAAATCAATCTATGGCCATAAGGAAATGCGAATCGAGTGGCAAAAAGAGAAGAAAGCCATTGACCACATATCCCTGTATGCGACATTAGATTCCATAAAGAAACGAACTGAAGATGAAAAGTTGCTATCGATGCCTTCAGTTTGCCAAGACTTATTGTTGTTAGACAGCATTCAGAATAAACTTTATGCATATCTCGAATTTAGCATCAAGGGAGGCAAAAAGCTGGGAAAGGTTTATGTGCAACTATATCAAGATGTCGTTCCGGTAACTGTGCAAAACTTTTACGAAATATGCTCCGCCAGAAATAAATTCGGCTACACATATAAACACTGCAAGGTCCACCAGAtaaaaaaaggatattatctTGAAACGGGTGACATAACACATGGCACGGGAAGGGGAGGTTCGTCCATTTACGGCAAAAATTTTACTGAAGAGAACCACATTTTGAAACATACAAAGCCGGGAGTTCTGTCTGCGTCTAGGATCAAATTCAACGAGAATAAttcgaaatttataattaccttTAATCCAATGGAGTCGTTGGATAGAAAAAACGTTGTCTTTGGATGCATCTATAAGGGGTTGGACGTTTTACGTGTAATGGAGGGCTATGCAAGGAAAATAGGCAAACCGATTGTGGACATTATTATATCGGACTGTAATGTGattgaacaattttcaatgaatTCCACtgtatag